In SAR324 cluster bacterium, the following proteins share a genomic window:
- a CDS encoding bifunctional 5,10-methylene-tetrahydrofolate dehydrogenase/5,10-methylene-tetrahydrofolate cyclohydrolase, with protein KENAVVIDVGINRLPSFDPNKKGKLCGDVDFEAAFDKARLITPVPGGVGPMTIAMLMRNTVLAARLQNCPQTIE; from the coding sequence AAGGAGAATGCTGTAGTGATTGACGTCGGAATCAACCGACTCCCATCATTTGATCCCAACAAAAAAGGTAAGCTATGTGGAGATGTTGATTTTGAAGCCGCTTTCGACAAAGCTAGATTAATAACCCCTGTTCCAGGTGGAGTAGGGCCTATGACGATTGCGATGTTGATGAGAAATACAGTATTGGCTGCTAGATTGCAAAACTGCCCTCAAACAATTGAATAA